From a single Rosa rugosa chromosome 7, drRosRugo1.1, whole genome shotgun sequence genomic region:
- the LOC133722024 gene encoding (-)-alpha-pinene synthase has product MPVQTIPAAASQINAMPEVVRRTANFKPSVWGDRFANYAEDIVTQAHMQKQVEELKQVVRKEVFTDAADDFSHQLKLIDAIQRLGVAYHFETEIEQALEHIHATYQDINDDDGDLYNVALRFRLLRRHGYNVSCDVFKKFKDVNGDFKESLVTDVSGMLSFYEAAHLMVHGEKLLEEALVFTTTHLETAATLTGASSLLKAQITEALERPLLKTVERLGARRYMSIYQDEASHNKELLKLAKLDFNVVQCLHKKELSDIIRWYKELDFARKMPFARDRLVELFFWIMGIYFEPQYVFGRNILTKLIEIVTVMDDMYDAFGTFEELVILTEAIERWDASCVDQLPDYMQPFYLTLLDVVNEVGEELIKQGRSYRLYYVKEIMKNQARLYFVEARWFHEGCTPRMDEYMRVAATSVGNTMLSVVSLVGMGDIITKETFEWLTNDPKILRASNTIFRLMDDIAGHKFEKERGHVASSIDCYMNEYGVSEQETIDVFNKRIVDSWKDINEEFLRPTAAPVPVLNRVLNLTRVVDLLYKRGDAFTHVGKLMKDTIASLFIDPVPL; this is encoded by the exons ATGCCTGTCCAAACTATTCCAGCAGCTGCATCCCAGATCAATGCTATGCCAGAAGTTGTTCGGCGCACGGCAAATTTTAAACCTAGCGTTTGGGGAGATCGGTTTGCTAACTATGCTGAAGACATT GTAACTCAAGCTCATATGCAAAAACAAGTTGAGGAGCTGAAACAAGTAGTGAGGAAGGAAGTATTCACTGATGCTGCTGATGATTTTTCACATCAACTGAAGCTAATTGATGCAATCCAGCGCCTTGGTGTGGCTTACCATTTTGAAACTGAAATAGAACAAGCCCTGGAACATATACATGCTACCTATCAAGATAttaatgatgatgatggtgatctGTACAATGTTGCTCTTCGTTTTCGACTACTCAGACGACATGGATATAATGTTTCCTGCG ATGTATTCAAAAAATTCAAAGATGTTAATGGTGACTTCAAGGAAAGCTTAGTTACTGATGTTTCGGGTATGCTAAGCTTCTATGAGGCAGCCCATCTAATGGTGCATGGAGAAAAATTACTAGAAGAGGCTCTCGTTTTTACCACCACTCATCTCGAGACTGCAGCAACTTTAACCGGTGCAAGCTCTCTGCTGAAAGCACAAATAACTGAAGCCCTAGAGAGACCTCTACTAAAAACTGTGGAGAGGTTAGGTGCTCGGCGTTACATGTCAATATACCAAGATGAAGCTTCACACAATAAAGAGCTACTGAAACTTGCCAAGTTAGATTTCAATGTTGTTCAGTGTTTACACAAAAAGGAACTCAGTGACATTATAAG ATGGTATAAGGAACTAGACTTTGCAAGGAAGATGCCTTTTGCACGAGATAGGCTCGTGGAATTGTTCTTTTGGATTATGGGAATATATTTTGAACCCCAATACGTGTTCGGGAGAAACATTCTGACGAAGCTGATTGAGATAGTAACAGTAATGGATGATATGTATGATGCATTCGGTACATTTGAAGAACTCGTCATCTTAACTGAAGCAATTGAGAG GTGGGATGCTAGTTGCGTCGATCAACTGCCAGACTATATGCAACCATTTTATCTAACACTTCTGGATGTTGTCAATGAAGTTGGGGAGGAACTGATAAAGCAAGGAAGATCATACCGACTTTACTATGTGAAAGAAATT ATGAAGAATCAAGCCCGGCTCTACTTTGTTGAGGCCAGATGGTTCCACGAAGGATGCACCCCAAGAATGGATGAGTATATGCGTGTTGCGGCAACTTCTGTCGGTAACACCATGCTTTCAGTGGTATCTTTAGTAGGCATGGGAGACATTATAACAAAAGAGACATTTGAGTGGTTGACCAATGATCCTAAAATTCTTAGAGCTTCGAATACCATATTTAGGCTTATGGATGACATTGCTGGGCACAAG tttgagaaagagagagggcaTGTTGCTTCTAGTATCGATTGCTACATGAATGAATATGGGGTCTCAGAGCAAGAGACAATTGATGTCTTTAACAAACGAATTGTGGATTCGTGGAAGGATATAAACGAAGAGTTTCTGAGACCCACTGCTGCGCCAGTGCCTGTGCTTAATCGTGTTCTTAACCTAACTCGAGTGGTTGATCTCCTTTACAAAAGGGGAGATGCCTTCACGCATGTTGGAAAACTGATGAAAGACACTATTGCTTCACTGTTTATTGATCCAGTGCCACTCTGA